The following coding sequences are from one Nicotiana tomentosiformis chromosome 3, ASM39032v3, whole genome shotgun sequence window:
- the LOC104120418 gene encoding uncharacterized protein — protein sequence MAASTTFGLRSLPSNQWLHKLRTRTATASIRSRSFTTLASLSPVEDTEDIQLNINSNENVQATVPSTSNDNNVKSKKPYFPKRGQTLELVCESLAFKGKGVCKVADTGFVLMCDRALPGERFIGRVTRKRENYAEVKKLKTITRHLDYVEAPCEHASHCGGCKTQNLSYGAQLRAKEQQVRDLVVHVGKFSDREPVFADAMKPIVPCDIQFRYRNKMEFSFGPKGWVPAEQLQDDTEGSRYALGLHAPGCFDKILNVNKCLLQSDSGNEVLEAVQGCWRDPELGLSPYDVHSHSGFLKHLMLRTGRNVETGLPELMVNFVTSSYNPECLRPIVEKIAAIPEVVSIVNNVNTSIGNTSVGEKEYTLYGKSTITEILRGLTFQISANSFFQTNTHQAEILYKLIEDCAFLKGDGSEIVLDLFCGTGTIGLTLAKRVKHVYGFEVVAQAVSDARQNAKLNCIDNATFIEGDLNKIDLNFASNLPKPDIVITDPNRPGMHIKLIKFLLKLKATRIVYVSCNPATCARDLNYLCYGLPEQNIEGHYRLSSLQPVDMFPHTPHIECVCLLELQ from the exons ATGGCGGCGTCAACTACTTTCGGCCTTCGTTCACTACCCTCTAATCAATGGCTACACAAACTCCGGACTCGAACAGCAACTGCATCAATACGTTCACGTTCATTCACTACTCTCGCTTCTCTTTCTCCCGTTGAAGATACCGAAGACattcaattgaacataaattcCAATGAAAATGTACAAGCAACAGTGCCTAGTACTAGTAACGACAACAATGTCAAGTCGAAGAAGCCTTATTTTCCAAAGCGAGGGCAAACATTAGAGCTAGTATGTGAATCCCTTGCTTTCAAAGGAAAAGGCGTTTGCAAAGTTGCTGACACTGGTTTTGTACTCATGTGTGATCGTGCACTCCCTGGAGAACGATTTATTGGCCGCGTCACTCGCAAAAGAGAGAATTATGCCGAG GTGAAGAAATTGAAAACCATTACGCGGCATTTAGACTATGTTGAAGCACCGTGTGAACATGCTTCGCATTGTGGAGGTTGCAAGACGCAGAACTTGTCATATGGAGCTCAGCTCAGGGCCAAGGAGCAACAAGTCCGCGACCTGGTTGTACACGTGGGCAAGTTTTCTGACCGAGAACCAGTATTTGCTGATGCTATGAAACCCATTGTTCCTTGTGATATCCAATTTCGCTATAGGAATAAG ATGGAGTTCTCGTTTGGCCCAAAGGGCTGGGTACCTGCTGAACAATTGCAAGACGATACAGAGGGCTCTCGCTATGCTTTGGGTCTGCATGCCCCTGGCTGTTTTGATAAGATTTTAAATGTGAATAAGTGCTTATTGCAAAGTGATTCCGGCAATGAG GTTCTTGAAGCTGTGCAAGGATGCTGGCGGGATCCAGAACTGGGACTTTCTCCATATGATGTGCACTCTCACTCAGGGTTTCTGAAGCATCTAATGCTTAGAACAGGCAG GAATGTTGAAACTGGTCTTCCTGAGCTTATGGTTAATTTTGTGACTTCTTCTTACAATCCTGAATGCTTGAGGCCCATTGTTGAGAAAATTGCAGCTATTCCTGAAGTG GTGAGCATTGTTAACAATGTGAACACTTCTATCGGCAACACATCCGTTGGGGAGAAGGAATATACATTGTATGGAAAATCTACCATTACAGAGATTCTAAGAGGGCTTACTTTCCAAATATCAGCTAACTCTTTCTTTCAGACAAACACACACCAG GCAGAGATTCTCTATAAACTAATTGAGGATTGTGcctttcttaaaggagatggctCTGAAATTGTTCTTGACTTATTTTGTGGGACAGGAACCATTGGCCTTACACTGGCCAAAAG GGTGAAGCATGTTTATGGTTTTGAAGTAGTTGCTCAAGCTGTCTCCGATGCACGTCAGAATGCCAAGTTAAATTGCATTGATAATGCAACTTTTATCGAAGGAGATCTGAATAAAATTGATTTGAACTTCGCCAGCAACTTGCCTAAGCCGGATATTGTCATCACAG ATCCTAATCGCCCTGGTATGCACATCAAATTGATCAAATTTTTGCTAAAGTTAAAGGCAACACGCATTGTTTATGTATCGTGTAATCCTGCTACCTGTGCTCGTGATCTTAATTACCTCTGTTATGGTTTG CCAGAGCAGAATATAGAAGGACATTACAGGCTGAGCAGCTTACAGCCAGTTGACATGTTTCCCCACACACCTCATATTGAATGTGTTTGCTTGCTTGAGCTTCAGTGA